In Camelina sativa cultivar DH55 chromosome 16, Cs, whole genome shotgun sequence, a single window of DNA contains:
- the LOC104751593 gene encoding uncharacterized protein LOC104751593 isoform X1, protein MARFDLSSKSFNTTTTHLNFPRAFEDHPDSGVCSPPLWRTRTTTSPPPNHRHDDDDYESLSPPGVSKAQVIARGQRELMDMVSKMPESCYELSLKDLVEVVNTETEEEDKDGKVVFDELPQRIQKRPSKVVRKTKSDRWVDPIRNGDVNNSGFLLKLVFPVSLGSKKKTKKKDDDDDDDSSVTSKGSRFFTRPEDKDWWKNGLSESRRSTQTGLVSRINSGSSKSSGTGSSSRSNSLRDENRGCLSCLWNVHQRDL, encoded by the exons ATGGCAAGGTTTGATCTTTCGTCGAAATCGTTCAATACTACCACCACCCATTTGAATTTTCCAAGAGCTTTCGAAGATCATCCAGATTCCGGCGTCTGTTCGCCTCCTCTGTggagaacaagaacaacaacaagtcCACCACCCAACCACCGGCACGACGACGATGATTACGAGAGCCTCTCGCCACCAGGTGTTTCCAAGGCTCAAGTCATCGCTCGTGGTCAACGTGAGCTTATGGATATGGTTAGTAAGATGCCCGAGTCGTGTTACGAGCTTTCGTTGAAGGATCTCGTTGAGGTTGTTAACACGGAgacggaggaagaagacaaggacgGGAAGGTTGTTTTCGATGAATTGCCTCAGAGAATACAAAAAAGGCCGAGTAAAGTCGTGAGGAAGACCAAGAGTGATAGATGGGTCGATCCGATTCGAAACGGGGATGTAAATAACAGTGGGTTTCTTCTGAAATTGGTGTTCCCTGTTAGCTTGGGTTCTAAgaaaaagacgaagaagaaagatgatgatgatgatgatgattcttctgTCACAAGCAAAGGCTCTAG GTTTTTTACAAGACCAGAGGATAAAGATTGGTGGAAGAATGGATTGTCTGAATCGCGTAGGAGTACTCAAACTGGTCTTGTCTCAAGGATCAACAGTGGGAGCTCAAAGAGCAGTGGTACTGGTAGTAGCAGTAGAAGCAACAGTCTAAG AGATGAAAACAGGGGATGCTTATCTTGCCTCTGGAATGTACATCAACGAGATTTGTAA
- the LOC104751593 gene encoding uncharacterized protein LOC104751593 isoform X2, with translation MARFDLSSKSFNTTTTHLNFPRAFEDHPDSGVCSPPLWRTRTTTSPPPNHRHDDDDYESLSPPGVSKAQVIARGQRELMDMVSKMPESCYELSLKDLVEVVNTETEEEDKDGKVVFDELPQRIQKRPSKVVRKTKSDRWVDPIRNGDVNNSGFLLKLVFPVSLGSKKKTKKKDDDDDDDSSVTSKGSRFFTRPEDKDWWKNGLSESRRSTQTGLVSRINSGSSKSSGTGSSSRSNSLRDENRGCLSCLWNVHQRDL, from the exons ATGGCAAGGTTTGATCTTTCGTCGAAATCGTTCAATACTACCACCACCCATTTGAATTTTCCAAGAGCTTTCGAAG ATCATCCAGATTCCGGCGTCTGTTCGCCTCCTCTGTggagaacaagaacaacaacaagtcCACCACCCAACCACCGGCACGACGACGATGATTACGAGAGCCTCTCGCCACCAGGTGTTTCCAAGGCTCAAGTCATCGCTCGTGGTCAACGTGAGCTTATGGATATGGTTAGTAAGATGCCCGAGTCGTGTTACGAGCTTTCGTTGAAGGATCTCGTTGAGGTTGTTAACACGGAgacggaggaagaagacaaggacgGGAAGGTTGTTTTCGATGAATTGCCTCAGAGAATACAAAAAAGGCCGAGTAAAGTCGTGAGGAAGACCAAGAGTGATAGATGGGTCGATCCGATTCGAAACGGGGATGTAAATAACAGTGGGTTTCTTCTGAAATTGGTGTTCCCTGTTAGCTTGGGTTCTAAgaaaaagacgaagaagaaagatgatgatgatgatgatgattcttctgTCACAAGCAAAGGCTCTAGGTTTTTTACAAGACCAGAGGATAAAGATTGGTGGAAGAATGGATTGTCTGAATCGCGTAGGAGTACTCAAACTGGTCTTGTCTCAAGGATCAACAGTGGGAGCTCAAAGAGCAGTGGTACTGGTAGTAGCAGTAGAAGCAACAGTCTAAG AGATGAAAACAGGGGATGCTTATCTTGCCTCTGGAATGTACATCAACGAGATTTGTAA